A portion of the Halodesulfovibrio aestuarii DSM 17919 = ATCC 29578 genome contains these proteins:
- a CDS encoding GatB/YqeY domain-containing protein, which yields MSLIQQIDKDYITAYKAKEQVALGVLRHLKTAAKNMQIDLKRELNDEEMLDVVMKQAKQRQDSIEQFRAANREDLVAVEAAELEVLQTYLPSQLSDEELEELVTKTVEETGAAGMKDMGKVMNAIMAEYKGRVDGKKLSASVRAKLA from the coding sequence ATGAGCCTTATTCAGCAGATCGATAAAGATTACATTACTGCCTATAAAGCCAAGGAGCAAGTTGCACTTGGTGTACTGCGTCATCTGAAAACTGCTGCGAAAAACATGCAGATTGACCTCAAGCGTGAACTTAATGATGAGGAAATGCTTGATGTTGTGATGAAGCAGGCGAAACAGCGTCAGGACTCTATTGAACAGTTCCGTGCGGCAAATCGTGAAGACCTTGTTGCAGTCGAAGCTGCAGAACTCGAAGTTTTGCAGACTTACTTGCCAAGCCAGCTTTCCGATGAAGAACTTGAAGAACTTGTTACCAAAACCGTAGAAGAAACCGGTGCAGCCGGTATGAAAGATATGGGTAAGGTAATGAATGCTATTATGGCAGAATACAAGGGTCGCGTTGACGGTAAAAAACTGAGCGCATCAGTTCGCGCAAAGCTCGCATAG
- the rsmA gene encoding 16S rRNA (adenine(1518)-N(6)/adenine(1519)-N(6))-dimethyltransferase RsmA has translation MALDIKQGPRAKKSLGQNFLQDKNTANRIVDALHIEAEDYVIEIGPGPGALTHLIHDRKPAWFTILEKDHHWAHEHKRQPPAGNPALQVVLTDALLFPWENLTPEKPWKVIGNLPYNVASPLMWDILSKASGLRRAVFMIQKEVGDRIVATPSSKQYGALSVWLQSFCKPRREFIVPPGVFIPRPKVDSAVLSFVPTPAEERDFDPEALSWLLKVTFQQRRKQLQKILKGCVASGAEKALENAGVQGSARPETLTTRQFQLLADGLKSCPKK, from the coding sequence ATGGCATTGGATATTAAGCAAGGACCTCGCGCAAAAAAGAGTTTGGGGCAGAACTTTTTGCAGGATAAAAATACGGCTAACCGTATTGTTGATGCGCTTCACATAGAAGCAGAAGACTATGTTATTGAAATTGGCCCGGGCCCGGGTGCGCTGACACATCTTATTCATGACCGTAAACCGGCATGGTTCACGATTCTTGAAAAAGATCACCATTGGGCACACGAGCATAAGCGCCAACCGCCTGCCGGTAATCCTGCGTTGCAGGTTGTGCTTACAGATGCCTTGTTGTTTCCGTGGGAGAACTTAACTCCTGAAAAGCCGTGGAAGGTTATTGGTAATCTGCCTTACAATGTTGCTTCTCCACTTATGTGGGATATTTTAAGTAAGGCTTCCGGCTTAAGACGTGCTGTTTTTATGATTCAAAAAGAAGTAGGGGACAGAATTGTTGCTACCCCTTCTTCCAAACAGTATGGGGCATTGTCTGTTTGGTTACAGAGTTTTTGTAAGCCAAGACGGGAGTTTATCGTTCCTCCGGGGGTGTTTATTCCGCGTCCCAAGGTGGATTCTGCTGTTTTGAGTTTTGTGCCGACTCCTGCCGAAGAACGTGATTTTGACCCAGAAGCTCTTTCTTGGTTACTTAAAGTGACTTTTCAACAGCGTCGAAAGCAATTGCAGAAGATTTTAAAGGGTTGTGTAGCTTCAGGTGCTGAAAAAGCCCTTGAAAATGCCGGCGTGCAAGGATCTGCAAGGCCTGAGACGCTTACAACTCGTCAGTTTCAATTGCTGGCAGATGGTTTGAAAAGCTGCCCAAAAAAGTAG
- a CDS encoding HU family DNA-binding protein has protein sequence MTKAELVERIAEKANLTKANAERSLNAFLESVQDVLVAEGKLTLTGFGTFVVEERKERLGRNPQSGEPIIIPETKVVKFRPGKLLKEAVK, from the coding sequence GTGACCAAGGCGGAACTCGTAGAACGAATTGCTGAGAAAGCAAATCTTACTAAAGCAAATGCAGAACGCTCCCTGAACGCATTTCTTGAATCTGTGCAGGATGTTCTTGTGGCTGAAGGTAAACTGACTTTGACCGGTTTTGGCACTTTCGTTGTTGAAGAGCGTAAAGAACGCTTGGGACGCAACCCGCAGAGCGGTGAGCCAATTATCATTCCAGAAACTAAAGTAGTTAAATTCCGCCCGGGAAAACTGCTTAAAGAAGCTGTTAAGTAG
- the rpsU gene encoding 30S ribosomal protein S21 produces MPGVYLDDGDYNFDIALRRFKKQVEKAGILSEMKKRQHFEKPSVMRKKKKAAARKRLLKKMRKMNQY; encoded by the coding sequence ATGCCAGGCGTATATCTCGATGATGGTGATTACAACTTCGACATCGCGCTTCGACGCTTTAAAAAGCAGGTAGAAAAGGCAGGCATTCTTTCAGAAATGAAAAAACGTCAGCATTTCGAAAAACCTAGCGTAATGCGTAAGAAGAAGAAAGCAGCTGCCCGTAAACGTCTTCTTAAGAAGATGAGAAAGATGAACCAGTACTAG
- a CDS encoding endonuclease MutS2 produces the protein MEQRTIHNLEFRKVLGRLADFAVSEAGANACLSISPVSNYNDAQKEAQLFRQGQEWMRTVTVKLSSFPDLAGMFRFIDTPTAVLDLDDLWALRQVLVQARDLRASIRVSTEESPWPLLLAMVDKFPWPEQCASGLSRCVGDDGLIRDNSTPELLLIRQEIRRIHQTCTRKAKDFVNSHGILQYLQDEYITLANDRYVLPLKSNFKGRVQGIIHDYSQTGETCYFEPMFLVDLNNELAELKKQEREEEHRVLEFLTGLVRANYGALHGVYDLMVHVDVLLAKCALASKFNGVALDFSNEGNLHLVDALHPLLALAEGGALPVTLELQKDQFALLISGGNAGGKTVCLKTIGLIAIMAMSGLPVPVKEGSSIPFWKNIFAFIGDEQSLEENVSTFTAQIANLGAIWDAADDSTLVILDEFGAGTDPAQGAALAQAVIDELLDRGAYVCAATHFPALKAYALSNDKVRAASVLFDPSTKKPLYRLAYDQVGASQALDVAREHGMPDYVLRRAEQYLLMDGEDTSALIDRLNTLAVEREREVAKLDTERQRLEERRKKLSTRYERERDKLFGDIQKEAQNVLNELKKQKITHKQALKELAKTRQKLVEADKAGQPTVEALAPQEIKPGQTLKYNPWKKSGVVEEIDDKRGKVKINLSGVAMWVNLQDVSFAEEENKTVQASRTTVKAERKTSFRVDLRGKRADVAISELDSFIDKALLSNIEELEVVHGKGTGALRREIHSYLKNAPAVASFRLAPADLGGDGMTIVELR, from the coding sequence ATGGAGCAGCGTACTATACACAATTTAGAGTTCCGTAAGGTGCTTGGGCGCCTTGCGGACTTTGCTGTTTCGGAGGCAGGCGCGAATGCGTGTTTGTCTATTTCTCCTGTGTCTAATTATAATGATGCGCAAAAAGAAGCGCAGTTATTTAGGCAAGGACAGGAATGGATGCGTACCGTGACTGTAAAGCTCTCTTCTTTTCCTGATCTTGCAGGAATGTTCCGTTTTATTGATACCCCGACCGCAGTTCTTGATCTTGATGATCTTTGGGCACTGCGTCAGGTGCTTGTTCAGGCACGGGATCTGCGGGCTTCCATTCGTGTAAGTACAGAAGAATCACCTTGGCCGCTTTTGTTGGCTATGGTGGATAAATTTCCTTGGCCGGAGCAGTGTGCTTCCGGTCTTTCCCGTTGTGTCGGGGATGATGGTCTCATCCGTGATAACAGTACCCCTGAGCTTTTGCTAATACGTCAGGAGATTCGAAGAATCCACCAGACTTGTACTCGTAAAGCTAAGGATTTTGTTAATTCACACGGCATCCTTCAATATCTTCAGGATGAGTACATTACACTTGCAAATGATCGTTATGTGCTGCCGCTAAAAAGTAACTTTAAGGGCAGAGTGCAAGGTATCATCCATGACTATTCTCAGACTGGTGAAACCTGTTATTTCGAGCCGATGTTCCTTGTTGATCTCAACAATGAGCTTGCGGAACTGAAAAAGCAGGAGCGCGAAGAAGAGCATAGAGTCCTTGAGTTCCTGACAGGTCTCGTCCGCGCCAACTATGGTGCATTACACGGCGTGTATGATCTGATGGTTCATGTGGATGTTCTGCTCGCAAAGTGTGCTTTAGCTTCCAAATTTAATGGTGTCGCACTGGACTTTAGTAATGAAGGGAATCTGCATCTTGTTGATGCACTGCATCCATTGCTTGCCCTCGCTGAAGGTGGAGCGCTTCCTGTAACTCTTGAGCTTCAGAAAGACCAGTTTGCCCTGCTTATAAGCGGTGGAAACGCAGGTGGTAAGACGGTATGTCTTAAAACTATCGGGCTTATTGCTATCATGGCAATGAGCGGCTTGCCTGTTCCTGTGAAAGAAGGCAGCTCCATTCCATTCTGGAAAAATATTTTTGCTTTTATCGGCGATGAACAAAGTCTTGAAGAAAATGTATCTACGTTTACAGCTCAGATTGCGAATTTAGGTGCTATCTGGGATGCCGCAGACGACAGCACCCTTGTTATTCTTGATGAATTTGGTGCAGGGACTGATCCGGCACAGGGTGCGGCGCTTGCTCAGGCTGTTATCGACGAGCTGCTCGACCGTGGAGCGTATGTGTGCGCGGCAACACATTTTCCTGCGTTAAAGGCATACGCACTTTCGAACGATAAGGTTCGTGCGGCGTCTGTTCTTTTTGACCCAAGTACAAAGAAGCCTTTGTATCGTCTTGCTTATGACCAGGTGGGTGCGTCTCAGGCTCTTGATGTTGCGCGTGAACACGGTATGCCGGATTATGTGCTGCGTCGTGCAGAACAATACTTGCTCATGGACGGAGAAGATACTTCTGCGCTTATTGATCGTCTTAATACCTTGGCTGTTGAACGAGAACGCGAGGTTGCCAAGCTTGATACAGAGCGTCAGCGTCTTGAAGAACGTCGCAAAAAGCTGAGTACACGGTACGAACGAGAACGTGATAAGTTGTTTGGAGACATTCAAAAAGAAGCACAGAATGTTCTTAACGAGCTAAAGAAACAAAAAATTACGCATAAGCAGGCTCTGAAAGAATTGGCAAAAACTCGCCAAAAGCTTGTTGAAGCAGATAAGGCCGGTCAGCCGACAGTGGAAGCGTTAGCTCCGCAGGAAATTAAGCCGGGTCAGACATTAAAATACAATCCTTGGAAAAAATCAGGGGTTGTAGAAGAAATTGATGATAAACGTGGAAAAGTGAAGATTAACCTTTCCGGCGTTGCTATGTGGGTGAATTTACAAGATGTTTCCTTTGCTGAAGAAGAAAATAAAACTGTTCAAGCCTCGCGTACTACAGTAAAAGCAGAACGTAAAACATCTTTTAGGGTTGACTTACGTGGAAAGCGTGCTGATGTAGCTATAAGTGAACTTGACTCTTTTATTGATAAGGCTCTTTTGAGCAATATTGAAGAGCTTGAAGTAGTGCACGGAAAGGGTACAGGCGCATTGCGTCGTGAGATTCATTCTTATCTTAAAAATGCTCCTGCCGTTGCTTCATTCCGTCTTGCACCTGCCGATCTTGGTGGTGACGGAATGACTATCGTTGAATTACGATAA